The proteins below are encoded in one region of Longimicrobium sp.:
- a CDS encoding GIY-YIG nuclease family protein, whose product MRTYYVYILSNASRTLYVGVTNDLARRVWEHKEKKTPGFTTKYNVTQLVYYEATINVLAAIEREKEIKSWRRSKKVELIAAANPTWRDLSEDEGFFDPLGRPAA is encoded by the coding sequence ATGCGAACGTACTACGTCTACATCCTGTCGAATGCGAGCAGGACGCTCTACGTGGGCGTGACGAACGACCTCGCGCGCCGCGTGTGGGAGCACAAGGAGAAGAAGACGCCGGGGTTCACGACGAAGTACAACGTGACGCAGCTCGTCTATTACGAAGCGACGATCAACGTCCTCGCGGCGATCGAGCGGGAGAAGGAGATCAAGAGCTGGCGGAGGTCGAAGAAGGTGGAGCTGATCGCTGCGGCGAACCCAACGTGGCGGGACCTTTCCGAGGACGAAGGGTTCTTCGATCCGCTCGGACGGCCGGCAGCGTAG
- a CDS encoding succinate dehydrogenase/fumarate reductase iron-sulfur subunit has translation MSSTETTTRPAAPASGDAFAAVQAAQDAKAAKSTRTFRIWRGDASGGDFRDYETEVSEGMVVLDAVHRIQAESAPDLAVRWNCKAGKCGSCSAEINGKPRLMCMTRLNQLPDDAPVTVTPMKAFPVIRDLVTDVSWNYEVHKTIPPFQPRKPDADDGTWRMYQHEVDRPQEFRKCIECFLCQDVCHVLRSHGKHDRFMGPAFLTRAAVYEMHPLDTAERTRYLKDEGGIGYCNITKCCSDVCPEGIRITDNAIIPLKERVVDRHYDPVKKLVQLVFGRRNG, from the coding sequence ATGAGCAGCACCGAGACCACGACACGTCCGGCGGCGCCCGCATCGGGTGACGCGTTCGCGGCCGTGCAGGCGGCGCAGGACGCGAAGGCGGCGAAGAGCACGCGCACCTTCCGCATCTGGCGCGGCGACGCGTCGGGCGGCGACTTCCGCGACTACGAGACGGAGGTCAGCGAGGGGATGGTGGTGCTCGACGCCGTGCACCGCATCCAGGCCGAGTCGGCGCCGGATCTCGCGGTGCGCTGGAACTGCAAGGCGGGGAAGTGCGGCTCGTGCAGCGCGGAGATCAACGGCAAGCCGCGGCTGATGTGCATGACGCGCCTGAACCAGCTCCCCGACGACGCGCCCGTCACCGTCACGCCGATGAAGGCCTTTCCGGTGATCCGCGACCTGGTGACCGACGTTTCGTGGAACTATGAGGTGCACAAGACCATCCCCCCGTTCCAGCCGAGGAAGCCCGACGCGGACGACGGGACCTGGCGGATGTACCAGCACGAGGTCGACCGGCCGCAGGAGTTCCGCAAGTGCATCGAGTGCTTCCTCTGCCAGGACGTGTGCCACGTCCTGCGCAGCCACGGCAAGCACGACCGCTTCATGGGGCCGGCCTTCCTGACCCGCGCGGCCGTGTACGAGATGCACCCGCTCGACACGGCGGAGCGCACGCGCTATCTCAAGGACGAGGGCGGGATCGGCTACTGCAACATCACCAAGTGCTGCAGCGACGTCTGCCCCGAGGGGATCCGCATCACCGACAACGCCATCATCCCCCTCAAGGAGCGGGTGGTGGACCGGCACTACGACCCGGTGAAGAAGCTCGTACAACTGGTGTTCGGGAGGAGGAACGGATGA
- a CDS encoding dodecin, which translates to MEMKKRTDVTMRDEYDFSGAIRAKYAERYAQGPIIFAPDQPLARRPPRGTPLAAPLLRQRRTDDHTGGGSVMGGAYKAIELVGTSEQSFDDAVRQAVRRAGETIRNLEWLEVCEQRAYIAGGEIREFQAKVQIWFKLEEGQQPS; encoded by the coding sequence ATGGAGATGAAGAAGCGAACCGATGTGACGATGCGGGACGAGTACGACTTCTCCGGCGCCATTCGCGCGAAGTACGCCGAACGCTACGCCCAGGGCCCGATTATCTTCGCGCCCGATCAGCCCCTTGCCCGACGTCCCCCGCGTGGAACACCGCTTGCCGCGCCTCTCCTCCGTCAGCGCAGGACGGATGACCACACGGGCGGAGGGAGCGTGATGGGCGGCGCGTACAAGGCGATCGAGCTGGTGGGCACGTCGGAGCAGAGCTTCGACGACGCGGTGCGGCAGGCAGTGCGGCGGGCGGGCGAGACGATCCGCAACCTGGAGTGGCTGGAGGTCTGCGAGCAGCGCGCGTACATCGCCGGCGGCGAGATCCGCGAGTTCCAGGCGAAGGTGCAGATCTGGTTCAAGCTCGAGGAAGGCCAGCAGCCGAGCTGA
- a CDS encoding multicopper oxidase domain-containing protein: MRVPVALSLAVPVLVVGGGIAVYSFSRPVEGQTRTYYIAADEVTYGPAGQGDAQAYRTAVYQEYTDGTFTQVKPRPAEWKHLAFLGPLIRADVGDTVRVVFRNRLAFPANVHPDAVLHHASGDEQDALSAATAGAAGLGADSDLEPVAPGATRVYSWAVPRQAGPGPDDHGSVLWLYHSRTGQPTGGEAGLIGPMLVYKRGALH, translated from the coding sequence ATGCGCGTCCCCGTCGCGCTCTCGCTCGCAGTGCCGGTGCTCGTGGTCGGCGGCGGCATCGCCGTGTACAGCTTCTCGCGGCCCGTGGAGGGCCAGACCCGCACCTACTACATCGCCGCCGACGAGGTGACGTACGGCCCGGCGGGCCAGGGCGACGCGCAGGCGTACCGCACCGCCGTGTACCAGGAGTACACCGACGGCACCTTCACCCAGGTGAAGCCGCGGCCGGCGGAGTGGAAGCACCTGGCCTTCCTGGGCCCGCTGATCCGCGCCGACGTGGGCGACACCGTGCGCGTGGTCTTCCGCAACCGCCTGGCCTTCCCCGCCAACGTGCACCCCGACGCCGTGCTCCACCACGCCAGCGGCGACGAGCAGGACGCGCTCTCCGCCGCCACCGCCGGGGCGGCCGGGCTGGGCGCCGACAGCGATCTCGAGCCGGTGGCGCCGGGCGCGACGCGCGTGTACAGCTGGGCGGTGCCGCGGCAGGCCGGCCCCGGGCCCGACGACCACGGCTCGGTGCTCTGGCTCTACCACTCGCGCACCGGGCAGCCCACCGGCGGCGAGGCGGGGCTGATCGGCCCGATGCTGGTGTACAAGCGCGGCGCGCTCCACTGA
- a CDS encoding DUF885 domain-containing protein: protein MDRRSFFQQGAQAALAFGILPQLERGGLLAQAMGEQSEFARLRDRYFVRVLELNPVTATYLGGDAYSPQLRDINTRYRDWRPAALQQELAFYRQIKAARDAIRPATLSPEERIDWEVLGAQLDFILHQVGDLRYYERSVDTYVAEPFRGVDWQIQQMTDAGSGLLGTEDEWEMVAKRVASIPAYLEAAKTNLLAGKQRGNIPDWRMVERDGIAGSRSNADYFRTTLLEQAQKYIGGRPFGTAMLARIRQASTAAADGWTAFAGFLQQTYAGDRTDRYAVGTQEYEWRLRNNLRETRTTAQLFDYGQRQVDVYQNRIYEVAEAISRQNNLGLQFGTREQKNASVRAVMESLGKDSPKDDDELLQWYVDAGRRAVAYGRERQLFDIPADYRLDVYPTPPVLRSTIDAAYYAAPPFKKTGVGRFYLTPTGNDPAALRENNRSSVADTAIHEGFPGHDWHYKYMTQHASEISTIRWLTPGAVEDSSSMWEDSMAAEGWALYAEELMSEPTQGRPYGFYTPGEYMYELQGQLLRAVRIVVDVGMHTGRMTFDQAVDYFNANVNFFPGAREKAASDPAAKAVAEGAQRAIYRYSKWPTQAITYNLGKTAIQSLRDAYRQAKGSAYSAKEFHERLMRMGTIPAPYFRDWFLATATR from the coding sequence TTGGACCGACGCTCGTTCTTCCAGCAGGGCGCGCAGGCCGCGCTCGCATTCGGCATCCTCCCGCAGCTGGAGCGCGGTGGACTGCTGGCCCAGGCGATGGGCGAGCAGAGCGAGTTCGCGCGGCTGCGCGACCGCTACTTCGTGCGCGTGCTGGAGCTGAACCCCGTCACCGCCACCTACCTGGGTGGCGACGCGTACAGCCCGCAGCTGCGCGACATCAACACGCGCTACCGCGACTGGCGCCCCGCCGCGCTGCAGCAGGAGCTGGCCTTCTACCGCCAGATCAAGGCGGCGCGCGACGCCATCCGCCCCGCCACGCTCTCGCCCGAGGAGCGGATCGACTGGGAGGTGCTGGGCGCGCAGCTCGACTTCATCCTCCACCAGGTCGGCGACCTGCGCTACTACGAGCGCTCGGTCGACACCTACGTGGCCGAGCCCTTCCGCGGCGTCGACTGGCAGATCCAGCAGATGACCGACGCGGGCAGCGGGCTGCTGGGAACCGAGGACGAGTGGGAGATGGTGGCCAAGCGCGTGGCCTCCATCCCCGCGTACCTCGAGGCCGCGAAGACCAACCTCCTCGCGGGGAAGCAGCGCGGCAACATCCCCGACTGGCGGATGGTGGAGCGCGACGGGATCGCCGGGAGCCGCTCGAACGCCGACTACTTCCGCACCACGCTGCTCGAGCAGGCGCAGAAGTACATCGGCGGCCGCCCCTTCGGCACGGCGATGCTGGCGCGCATCCGCCAGGCGTCCACGGCGGCGGCGGACGGGTGGACGGCGTTCGCCGGCTTCCTGCAGCAGACCTACGCGGGCGACCGGACGGACCGCTACGCGGTGGGGACGCAGGAGTACGAATGGCGTCTCCGCAACAACCTCCGCGAGACGCGGACGACGGCCCAGCTGTTCGACTACGGGCAGCGGCAGGTGGACGTCTACCAGAACCGCATCTACGAGGTGGCCGAGGCCATCAGCCGGCAGAACAACCTCGGCCTGCAGTTCGGCACGCGCGAGCAGAAGAACGCCAGCGTCCGCGCGGTGATGGAGTCGCTCGGCAAGGACTCGCCGAAGGACGACGACGAGCTGCTGCAGTGGTACGTCGACGCCGGCCGCCGCGCCGTGGCCTACGGGCGCGAGCGGCAGCTGTTCGACATCCCCGCCGACTACCGTCTGGACGTGTATCCCACGCCGCCGGTGCTGCGCAGCACCATCGACGCGGCGTACTACGCGGCGCCGCCGTTCAAGAAGACGGGCGTGGGCCGCTTCTACCTGACGCCCACGGGGAACGACCCGGCCGCGCTGCGTGAGAACAACCGCTCATCGGTGGCCGACACCGCCATCCACGAGGGCTTCCCGGGGCACGACTGGCACTACAAGTACATGACGCAGCACGCGTCCGAGATCTCCACCATCCGCTGGCTGACGCCGGGCGCGGTGGAGGACAGCAGCTCGATGTGGGAGGACTCGATGGCGGCCGAGGGGTGGGCGCTGTACGCCGAGGAGCTGATGAGCGAGCCCACGCAGGGCCGCCCGTACGGCTTCTACACGCCGGGCGAGTACATGTACGAGCTGCAGGGCCAGCTGCTGCGCGCCGTGCGCATCGTGGTGGACGTGGGAATGCACACGGGGCGGATGACCTTCGACCAGGCGGTGGACTACTTCAACGCCAACGTGAACTTCTTCCCCGGCGCGCGCGAGAAGGCGGCGAGCGACCCGGCGGCCAAGGCGGTGGCGGAGGGCGCGCAGCGGGCCATCTACCGCTACAGCAAGTGGCCCACGCAGGCCATCACCTACAACCTGGGCAAGACGGCGATCCAGTCGCTCCGCGACGCCTACCGCCAGGCGAAGGGGAGCGCCTACAGCGCCAAGGAGTTCCACGAGCGCCTGATGCGCATGGGAACCATCCCCGCGCCCTACTTCCGCGACTGGTTCCTGGCCACGGCGACGCGGTAG
- a CDS encoding DUF4019 domain-containing protein produces MDETQMIGDASAAADAWLERLDAGDVEATWERTSSLFRQLVDLSKWTQSFEQVTALFGRPLERELATSEYLESVPGAPDGNYVVLTYTTAFERKKEAIETVVAALDDDGEWRVGGYFVR; encoded by the coding sequence ATGGACGAGACACAGATGATCGGCGACGCGTCGGCCGCGGCGGACGCGTGGCTGGAGCGGCTCGACGCAGGCGACGTGGAGGCCACCTGGGAGCGCACGTCGTCGCTCTTCCGCCAGCTCGTCGACCTGTCCAAGTGGACGCAGTCGTTCGAGCAGGTGACCGCGCTGTTCGGGCGCCCGCTCGAGCGCGAGCTGGCCACGAGCGAGTACCTGGAGTCGGTGCCGGGCGCGCCCGACGGCAACTACGTGGTGCTCACCTACACCACCGCGTTCGAGCGGAAGAAGGAGGCCATCGAAACCGTCGTCGCCGCGCTGGACGACGACGGCGAGTGGCGCGTGGGCGGGTACTTCGTCCGGTAG
- a CDS encoding gamma-glutamylcyclotransferase family protein — translation MSSDGETPGGAGDRGDLPPRLFVYGSLRKGEESAMASFLHGHARYLGRGTIRARLYGISWYAGAVMSDDPADAVLGDVFELEPATAGDVLAALDEYEGADFERLSVEVIMADETRVAADAYLYAASVAGRSWIAHGDWPRQVRQEHESG, via the coding sequence GTGTCGAGCGATGGCGAGACCCCGGGCGGGGCGGGAGATCGGGGAGATCTCCCGCCCCGCCTGTTCGTGTACGGCAGCCTGCGCAAGGGCGAGGAGAGCGCGATGGCCAGCTTCCTCCACGGCCACGCGCGCTACCTGGGCCGGGGGACGATCCGGGCGCGGCTCTACGGCATCTCCTGGTACGCCGGCGCCGTGATGAGCGACGATCCGGCCGACGCGGTGCTCGGCGACGTGTTCGAGCTCGAGCCGGCGACGGCCGGCGACGTACTCGCGGCGCTCGACGAGTACGAGGGCGCGGATTTCGAGCGCCTGTCGGTAGAAGTGATCATGGCGGACGAAACTCGCGTGGCGGCGGACGCGTATCTGTACGCCGCGAGCGTGGCCGGGCGGTCGTGGATCGCCCACGGCGACTGGCCGCGCCAGGTGCGGCAGGAACACGAATCCGGGTAA
- a CDS encoding DNA-3-methyladenine glycosylase, translating into MSRISTTSAASGESRARRSRVVDPPPLPPEFYARPAEVVARALLGTRLVSDAGGARVVGEIVETEAYVGPHDAASHAWEKFGRTARNDVMFGPPGITYVYLIYGRNWCINVVTDTEDFPAAVLVRAARPLEGIETARERRPGRPDRELMRGPGNLARALGVTGAQNRHPLDRPPLWLAAGRDVPDAEVSVGPRIGIHADRAAEWPLRFWIAKSPWVSRHS; encoded by the coding sequence GTGAGCCGAATCTCCACCACGAGCGCCGCGTCCGGTGAAAGCCGGGCGCGGCGCTCGCGCGTTGTCGATCCCCCGCCGCTGCCGCCGGAGTTCTACGCGCGGCCGGCCGAGGTCGTCGCGCGGGCGCTGCTCGGCACGCGCCTCGTCAGCGACGCCGGCGGCGCGCGTGTGGTCGGCGAGATCGTGGAGACGGAAGCCTACGTCGGCCCGCACGACGCCGCGTCGCACGCGTGGGAGAAGTTCGGCCGCACCGCGCGCAACGACGTGATGTTCGGGCCGCCGGGGATCACCTACGTCTACCTGATCTACGGCCGCAACTGGTGCATCAACGTGGTGACGGACACGGAAGATTTCCCCGCCGCCGTGCTCGTCCGCGCCGCCAGGCCGCTGGAGGGGATCGAGACGGCGCGCGAGCGGCGCCCCGGCCGGCCCGACCGCGAGCTGATGCGCGGGCCCGGCAACCTGGCGCGCGCGCTTGGCGTCACCGGCGCGCAGAACCGGCACCCGCTCGACCGGCCGCCGCTCTGGCTGGCCGCCGGGCGCGACGTCCCCGACGCGGAGGTGTCGGTCGGGCCGCGCATCGGCATCCACGCGGACCGGGCGGCGGAGTGGCCGCTGCGCTTCTGGATCGCCAAGTCGCCCTGGGTCTCCCGCCACTCCTGA
- a CDS encoding inositol monophosphatase family protein yields the protein MNDRDDLMDFAARTMRAAGELTLRHFGRAAVDWKANQTEVTAADLAAEAHIRAAIAEAFPDDGILGEEHGDVASRSGRRWVVDPIDGTRSFAVGVPIYSMLLALEEDGIPVLGCIHLPVLQQTLVAAPGAGAWMNGDRAHVSDCADLREARLVTSGLEYWRDESTDEHRAGFERLVKATRFARTWGDGYGYFLVATGRVELFCDPFCGQHWDIAPMPLIISEAGGTITQIDGSPVREMASVLASNGRLHEAARRIMVGR from the coding sequence ATGAACGATCGCGACGATTTGATGGACTTCGCCGCGCGCACGATGCGGGCGGCGGGCGAGCTGACGCTGCGGCACTTCGGGCGCGCGGCGGTCGACTGGAAGGCGAACCAGACCGAGGTGACCGCCGCCGACCTGGCCGCCGAGGCGCACATCCGCGCCGCCATCGCCGAGGCCTTCCCCGACGACGGGATCCTGGGCGAAGAGCATGGAGACGTGGCGTCCCGAAGCGGCCGCCGCTGGGTGGTGGACCCGATCGACGGCACGCGCTCGTTCGCGGTCGGCGTGCCGATCTACTCGATGCTGCTGGCGCTGGAAGAGGACGGGATCCCGGTTCTCGGCTGTATCCATCTTCCCGTCCTGCAGCAGACGCTCGTCGCCGCACCCGGCGCGGGTGCGTGGATGAACGGCGACCGCGCCCACGTCTCCGACTGCGCCGACCTGCGCGAGGCGCGGCTGGTTACGAGCGGCCTGGAGTACTGGCGCGACGAGTCGACAGACGAGCACCGCGCCGGCTTCGAGCGCTTGGTGAAGGCCACGCGCTTCGCCCGCACCTGGGGCGACGGCTACGGCTACTTCCTCGTCGCCACCGGGCGTGTGGAGCTCTTCTGCGACCCCTTCTGCGGCCAGCACTGGGACATCGCGCCGATGCCGCTGATCATCTCCGAGGCCGGCGGCACCATCACCCAGATCGACGGCTCGCCCGTGCGCGAAATGGCGTCCGTGCTGGCGTCGAACGGGCGGCTGCATGAGGCTGCGAGACGGATCATGGTGGGGCGCTGA
- a CDS encoding DUF1360 domain-containing protein, giving the protein MVTLAEVAVGVLCVWRVTHLLAAEDGPWDAVARLRRAAGHGMLGRLMDCFYCLSLWVAAPVAALLADGWRAGVPLWLALSGGAILLERATGAAAPALYHEDEPEEPDELLRREPAGGGEPAPRDDA; this is encoded by the coding sequence ATGGTGACCCTGGCCGAGGTGGCCGTGGGCGTCCTCTGCGTCTGGCGGGTCACGCACCTGCTGGCCGCGGAGGACGGCCCGTGGGACGCCGTCGCCCGGCTGCGGCGCGCGGCGGGCCACGGCATGCTGGGCCGGCTGATGGACTGCTTCTACTGCCTGAGCCTGTGGGTGGCCGCGCCGGTGGCGGCGCTGCTGGCGGACGGGTGGCGCGCGGGGGTGCCGCTGTGGCTGGCGCTCTCGGGCGGCGCCATCCTGCTGGAGCGCGCCACCGGCGCGGCGGCCCCCGCGCTCTATCACGAAGACGAACCGGAGGAACCCGATGAGCTGCTGCGGAGGGAACCGGCGGGCGGCGGCGAGCCCGCCCCGCGCGACGACGCGTGA
- a CDS encoding solute carrier family 23 protein — protein sequence MPDHDNGGFLPRWTLKEEGVIAPDERLPWGQTMVVGIQHVFAMFGATVLVPILMGFDPNTAIFFSGIGTLAFFLVVGGRVPSYLGSSFAYVAVVLASTGYRPPGPNANIGVALGGIIAAGAVYALIGVIVMFAGYRWVERLMPPVVTGAVVAVIGLNLAPIAIRDVGGSSFNTGIGLATALAAAAVAVYAPGMLKRLPILLGGVIGYALYAVLANGMGMGKPIDFAPLGQAAWIGLPHFSTPVFRADVMTLFAPVAVILVAENLGHVKAVGAMTGRSLDRWLGRAFLGDAVATMLAASGGGTGVTTYAENIGVMAVTRIYSTLIFVVASVVAILMGFSPKFGALIGTIPVPVLGGLSIVLFGLIAATGGRIWVQNRVDFSDSRNLVVAAVTLTLGAGNLELKFGNFSIGGIGTATFGAILLYQLLSGVHPRSDPASADAAVSVPRDAEAAAGH from the coding sequence ATGCCCGACCACGACAACGGTGGTTTCCTGCCGCGCTGGACGCTGAAGGAGGAAGGCGTCATCGCCCCCGACGAACGGCTGCCGTGGGGGCAGACCATGGTGGTCGGCATCCAGCACGTCTTCGCCATGTTCGGCGCCACCGTGCTGGTGCCGATCCTGATGGGCTTCGACCCCAACACCGCCATCTTCTTCTCCGGCATCGGCACGCTGGCCTTCTTCCTGGTGGTCGGTGGACGGGTGCCGAGCTACCTGGGCTCCAGCTTCGCCTACGTGGCCGTGGTGCTGGCGTCGACGGGATACCGCCCGCCGGGGCCGAACGCCAACATCGGCGTGGCGCTGGGCGGGATCATCGCGGCGGGGGCGGTCTACGCGCTGATCGGCGTGATCGTGATGTTCGCCGGCTACCGCTGGGTGGAGCGGCTGATGCCCCCCGTGGTCACCGGCGCCGTGGTGGCGGTGATCGGGCTCAATCTCGCGCCCATCGCGATCCGCGACGTGGGCGGGAGCTCGTTCAACACGGGGATCGGGCTGGCGACGGCGCTGGCGGCGGCCGCCGTGGCCGTGTACGCGCCGGGGATGCTGAAGCGGCTGCCGATCCTGCTGGGCGGGGTGATCGGCTACGCGCTGTACGCGGTGCTGGCCAACGGGATGGGGATGGGGAAGCCGATCGACTTCGCGCCGCTGGGACAGGCGGCGTGGATCGGGCTGCCGCACTTCTCCACCCCGGTGTTCCGCGCGGACGTGATGACGCTGTTCGCACCCGTCGCCGTGATCCTCGTGGCCGAGAACCTGGGGCACGTGAAGGCGGTGGGGGCGATGACGGGGCGCAGCCTGGACCGCTGGCTCGGCCGTGCCTTCCTGGGCGACGCCGTGGCGACGATGCTGGCGGCCAGCGGCGGCGGCACCGGCGTCACCACGTACGCCGAGAACATCGGGGTGATGGCGGTGACGCGGATCTACTCCACGCTGATCTTCGTGGTGGCGTCGGTGGTGGCGATCCTGATGGGCTTCAGCCCGAAGTTCGGCGCGCTGATCGGCACGATCCCGGTGCCGGTGCTGGGCGGGCTGTCGATCGTGCTGTTCGGGCTGATCGCGGCCACGGGCGGGCGGATCTGGGTGCAGAACCGCGTCGACTTCTCCGACAGCCGCAACCTGGTGGTGGCCGCGGTGACGCTGACGCTGGGCGCGGGGAACCTGGAGCTGAAGTTCGGCAACTTCTCCATCGGCGGGATCGGCACTGCCACGTTCGGCGCCATCCTCCTCTACCAGCTGTTGAGCGGCGTCCACCCCCGCAGCGACCCCGCGAGCGCCGACGCCGCCGTCTCCGTCCCCCGCGACGCGGAGGCCGCCGCCGGGCATTGA
- a CDS encoding pentapeptide repeat-containing protein: MSTTAVPPKPRIPDDAIARILDGHQIYLKRRGHSERLRACFLGRNLSGARFVKGKSLEQAQFHGATLVGCTFEEGLDLNETDFSGADLTGADLREVENLSEQRLGASNLQYARLPDGFTFDGLATLRELSTRAERIAVALLAICATIMTVAFTMGDDKLFLPSAVLQLPVVGLPVPIRAFFYLLPWLLLALYVYLLSTAEQVWSTLRDLPAIFPNRRAVFREVNSFPNLCVMPFGTLWPNHTKRGGRNVDTAREWRRTTRWDRFTVALLVWFMVPVTIAVLWLRYLPRHDRIGTIVQVVAVVLAAGLSLRSYGMMRVHLGSGLQWLQGPGGRVRWLDAAQFSGGGAGTLLLRGISVVGADRLDLSLVRPRPMKVRNVVDNEPGWLRIWPFVVIMGVVGGIAGGASHLALTRGACTDQIGRRDEDRGICYRFAANLDDADLTGLELDAENLRRAWLRQAVLRNADLERAHLDAANLTEADLQGAILKDAELDDAVLWEASAVGANLKEADLEGADLRGADLRGARMQGVDLSGANLLGADLTGAVLCGAELAGKRGRAVITAQQRAQAIGLRFLASGGDPRWDAPSPGVEQLTILERAELRRWAEAHRRAAALSTMLRDSRDPAGTVPREPLMRELRRLDVSMGQRIEREEMRLEQAIFDHTVGGRVRLADIQEPLAEVFERITTKARNHCVAAEPISTP, translated from the coding sequence GTGTCGACGACCGCAGTACCCCCCAAGCCGAGAATCCCCGACGATGCAATCGCCCGCATCCTGGACGGGCACCAGATCTACCTGAAACGCCGTGGCCACTCCGAGCGTCTGCGCGCCTGCTTCCTGGGACGAAACCTGAGCGGCGCGCGGTTCGTGAAGGGCAAGAGCCTGGAGCAGGCGCAGTTCCATGGAGCCACCCTCGTCGGTTGCACTTTCGAGGAGGGATTGGACCTCAACGAGACCGACTTCAGTGGGGCCGACTTGACGGGTGCCGACCTCCGCGAGGTCGAGAACCTGTCCGAGCAACGGCTCGGCGCATCCAACCTCCAGTACGCGAGGCTTCCCGACGGCTTCACCTTCGACGGGCTGGCGACGCTCCGCGAGCTCTCCACCCGCGCCGAGCGGATCGCGGTCGCGCTGCTGGCCATCTGCGCCACGATCATGACCGTGGCGTTCACGATGGGTGACGACAAGCTGTTCCTCCCCTCGGCGGTGCTCCAGCTGCCGGTGGTGGGACTGCCGGTGCCGATCCGTGCCTTCTTCTACCTGCTCCCCTGGCTGCTGCTTGCGCTGTACGTCTACCTGCTGTCGACGGCGGAGCAGGTGTGGAGCACGCTGCGCGACCTGCCCGCGATCTTCCCCAACCGGCGGGCCGTGTTCCGCGAGGTCAACTCGTTTCCCAATCTGTGCGTGATGCCGTTCGGCACGCTGTGGCCGAACCACACCAAGCGCGGCGGCCGCAACGTCGACACTGCCAGGGAGTGGAGGCGCACCACGCGCTGGGACCGGTTCACGGTCGCTCTCCTCGTCTGGTTCATGGTGCCGGTGACGATCGCCGTCCTGTGGCTCCGCTACCTGCCGCGCCACGACCGCATCGGAACCATCGTGCAGGTGGTGGCGGTAGTGCTGGCGGCGGGGCTCAGCCTCCGGTCGTATGGAATGATGCGCGTGCACCTAGGCAGCGGTCTTCAGTGGCTGCAGGGGCCCGGCGGACGCGTGCGGTGGCTGGACGCGGCGCAGTTCTCCGGCGGTGGCGCAGGCACGCTGCTGCTGCGCGGGATATCGGTGGTGGGTGCCGACCGGCTGGACCTGTCCCTGGTGCGCCCCCGCCCGATGAAGGTCAGGAACGTGGTCGACAATGAGCCCGGCTGGCTCCGGATATGGCCCTTCGTAGTGATCATGGGAGTGGTGGGCGGCATCGCGGGCGGCGCCTCGCACCTCGCGCTCACCCGGGGCGCCTGCACCGACCAGATCGGCCGGCGCGACGAGGATCGAGGGATCTGCTACCGGTTCGCCGCCAACCTCGACGACGCCGACCTCACGGGGCTCGAGCTGGACGCCGAGAACCTGCGCCGGGCCTGGCTGCGGCAGGCCGTTCTGCGCAACGCCGACCTGGAGCGTGCCCACCTAGATGCCGCCAACCTCACCGAGGCGGATCTGCAGGGCGCCATCCTGAAAGACGCCGAATTGGACGATGCCGTGCTGTGGGAGGCGTCCGCGGTCGGCGCAAACCTGAAGGAGGCCGATCTCGAGGGTGCCGACCTCCGCGGGGCGGACCTCAGGGGCGCACGGATGCAGGGGGTCGATCTCTCCGGCGCGAACCTGCTCGGCGCCGACCTGACCGGGGCCGTGCTATGCGGCGCGGAGCTGGCAGGCAAGCGGGGACGGGCGGTGATCACCGCGCAACAGCGGGCGCAGGCGATCGGCCTGCGCTTCCTGGCCAGCGGAGGTGACCCGCGCTGGGACGCGCCGAGCCCCGGCGTCGAGCAACTCACGATTCTGGAGCGCGCGGAACTGCGGCGCTGGGCCGAGGCGCACCGTCGGGCCGCTGCGCTTTCCACGATGCTGCGCGATTCGAGAGATCCCGCCGGGACGGTTCCACGCGAACCGCTTATGCGCGAGCTCCGCCGGCTCGACGTGTCGATGGGCCAGCGGATCGAGCGGGAGGAGATGAGGCTGGAACAGGCAATCTTCGACCACACGGTGGGAGGCCGCGTACGGCTGGCCGACATCCAGGAGCCGCTGGCGGAAGTCTTCGAGCGGATTACGACCAAGGCTCGGAATCACTGCGTGGCGGCGGAGCCGATCTCCACGCCGTAG